The proteins below come from a single Drosophila kikkawai strain 14028-0561.14 chromosome 3R, DkikHiC1v2, whole genome shotgun sequence genomic window:
- the cnc gene encoding segmentation protein cap'n'collar isoform X4, with the protein MVDNSTSNNSSVLGLPSSGHVSNGSGSSAQLAAGNPHGNQANGAAGGVGPMSGTGAAGMTTDLLASGGAGAQGGTDRLDASSDSAVSSMGSERVPSLSDGEWGEGSDSAQDYHQGKYGGPYDFSYNNNSRLTTATRQPPVAQKKHQLYGKRDPHKQTPSALPPTAPPATATAVQSQSIKYEYDAGYSSSGMASGGISEPGAMGPALSKDYNHHQAYGMGASGSGFSGDYTMRPSPRTSQDLVQLNHTYSLPQGSGSLPRPQARDKKTVVATKTATKGTNPGSSNSSAGGGSSSSSNTLEDEHLTRDEKRARSLNIPIPVQDIINLPMDEFNERLSKYDLSENQLSLIRDIRRRGKNKVAAQNCRKRKLDQILTLEDEVNAVVKRKAQLNADRDHLEGERKRISNKFALLHRHVFQYLRDPEGNPCSPADYSLQQAADGSVYLLPRDKTEGNSTATAASNAVSSASGVSLNGHVPAQPSMHGHHGQHGMQAQHVGGGLPQQQQQSRLPPHLQQQQQHHLQSQQQPGGQQQQQHRKE; encoded by the exons ATGGTGGACAACAGCACCAGCAACAACTCCTCGGTTTTGGGTCTGCCCAGCAGCGGACATGTTAGCAACGGCTCTGGCAGCTCTGCTCAATTGGCGGCAGGAAATCCGCATGGCAATCAAGCCAACGGAGCGGCCGGCGGCGTGGGCCCAATGAGCGGCACCGGAGCAGCGGGCATGACCACCGATCTACTGGCCAGCGGTGGTGCAGGTGCGCAGGGCGGCACAGATCGCTTGGACGCCTCCAGTGACAGTGCTGTCAGTTCGATGGGTTCCGAGCGCGTGCCGTCCCTCTCCGACGGAGAGTGGGGCGAGGGCAGTGACTCGGCCCAGGACTATCACCAGGGCAAATACGGCGGCCCCTATGACTTTAGCTACAACAACAATTCGCGGCTGACCACCGCCACACGTCAGCCACCGGTGGCGCAGAAGAAGCACCAGTTATACGGCAAGCGGGATCCACATAAGCAAACACCGTCCGCTTTGCCGCCAACAGCTCCTCCGGCAACTGCTACTGCGGTCCAGTCGCAGAGCATCAAGTATGAATACGATGCCGGTTACTCCTCTTCGGGAATGGCCAGCGGCGGCATCAGCGAGCCAGGAGCCATGGGACCGGCTCTGTCCAAGGATTACAATCATCACCAGGCCTACGGCATGGGAGCCAGCGGTAGCGGCTTCTCCGGAGACTACACGATGAGACCCTCGCCGAGAACTTCGCAGGATCTAGTGCAGCTGAATCACACTTACTCGCTGCCTCAGGGCAGTGGCTCCCTGCCCAGACCCCAGGCGCGCGACAAGAAGACGGTGGTGGCCACAAAGACCGCAACGAAGGGAACGAATCCCGGCAGCTCCAACAGCAGtgctggcggcggcagcagcagcagcagcaacacattGGAGGACGAACACCTGACACGCGACGAGAAGCGCGCACGATCCCTGAACATACCAATTCCTGTGCAGGACATCATCAATCTGCCCATGGACGAGTTCAACGAGCGACTGTCCAAGTACGACCTCAGCGAGAACCAATTGTCGTTGATCCGCGACATTCGCCGGCGCGGAAAGAACAAGGTTGCCGCTCAGAACTGTCGCAAACGGAAGCTGGACCAGATCCTGACCCTCGAGGACGAGGTGAACGCTGTGGTCAAGCGCAAGGCGCAGTTGAATGCGGACCGCGATCATTTGGAAGGCGAGCGTAAGCGCATCTCGAACAAGTTTGCCCTGCTGCATCGCCATGTGTTCCAG TATCTCCGCGATCCCGAGGGAAATCCCTGTTCGCCCGCGGACTACAGTCTGCAGCAGGCCGCCGATGGATCTGTTTACCTGTTGCCCCGGGACAAGACCGAGGGCAATAGCACAGCAACGGCTGCCTCGAATGCTGTGTCGTCGGCCAGCGGCGTAAGCTTGAATGGCCACGTGCCGGCCCAGCCGTCCATGCATGGCCACCATGGGCAGCACGGAATGCAGGCGCAACACGTGGGCGGAGGcctgccgcagcagcagcagcagtcaagGCTGCCTCCgcacctgcagcagcaacagcagcaccatcttcagtcgcagcagcagccgggaggacagcagcagcagcagcatcgcaAGGAATGA
- the Irk1 gene encoding G protein-activated inward rectifier potassium channel 4 isoform X2 encodes MSELRRSFSRLSMIVYRATHSSEQSWREELLRYRQTRFSSRRVRKRVVFKHGECNVVQGNVAKRRRRYLQDIFTTLVDAQWRWTLLVFAASFVISWAFFGFIWWIIAYAHNDLDYIIRENKSPELVANETHTVCVTQVKSMMTAFLYSVETQTTIGYGNRYVTEECPEAIFTMCIQCITGVFIQAFMVGIVFAKLSRPKKRAQTLLFSRNAVICHRDGVPCLMFRVGDMRKSHIIEAHVRAQIIRKKVTKEGEVLPFYQQELHVGADGGEDRLMFIWPTTIVHKIDRNSPLYMLSASDMLKERFEVVVMLEGVIESTGMTTQARSSYLPSEVLWGHRFVNVVSFRKETGEYEVDYTLFNNTYDVDTPLCSAKQLDELKSEYTKSAKSCPGLGVNAPFADRTLSASMFQRIASAASVDHLDPASDESLDSGRLQIRSHSIPNGVLASELEPLNNNKHGASFTMGGLTITTTAPSIPNLSSINEKTNSGNSINSSNYSNNNSLSTLTGGGGSAASGPGGGITIVSGAGNGGGGGGRQKQSNPRRLSIKQDQLPIDSIC; translated from the exons ATGTCTGAGCTGCGGCGCAGTTTTAGCCGGCTGTCCATGATCGTCTACAGAGCCACCCATTCCAGCGAGCAGTCGTGGCGCGAGGAGCTACTCAG GTACCGGCAGACACGCTTCAGCTCGCGGCGTGTCCGAAAACGTGTGGTCTTCAAGCATGGCGAGTGCAACGTCGTGCAGGGCAATGTGGCCAAGAGGCGGCGTCGATATCTGCAG GACATCTTTACGACCCTGGTGGATGCTCAGTGGCGCTGGACGCTGCTCGTTTTCGCCGCCAGCTTCGTCATTTCGTGGGCCTTCTTCGGGTTTATTTGGTGGATCATCGCCTATGCGCACAATGATCTAGACTACATCATCCGGGAGAATAAGTCACCCGAATTGGTGGCCAATGAGACGCATACTGTGTGCGTGACGCAGGTGAAAAGCATGATGACCGCCTTCCTGTATTCCGTGGAAACGCAGACGACGATAGGCTACGGCAATCGCTACGTGACGGAGGAGTGTCCAGAGGCGATCTTCACCATGTGCATCCAGTGCATCACGGGTGTCTTCATCCAGGCCTTTATGGTGGGCATTGTGTTTGCCAAGCTGTCGCGTCCCAAGAAGCGCGCCCAGACGCTGCTCTTCTCAAGGAACGCTGTGATCTGCCACCGGGATGGAGTTCCATGTCTAATGTTCCGCGTGGGAGACATGCGCAAGTCGCACATCATCGAAGCTCATGTGCGGGCCCAGATCATCCGCAAGAAGGTGACGAAGGAGGGCGAGGTGCTGCCGTTTTACCAGCAGGAGCTGCACGTGGGCGCCGACGGGGGCGAGGATCGGCTGATGTTCATCTGGCCGACGACGATAGTGCACAAGATCGATCGAAACAGTCCGCTGTACATGCTCTCCGCCTCGGATATGCTGAAGGAGCGCTTCGAAGTGGTGGTTATGCTGG AGGGCGTCATCGAGTCCACAGGCATGACCACGCAGGCCAGGAGCAGCTATCTGCCCTCGGAGGTGCTGTGGGGCCACCGCTTTGTGAACGTAGTGTCCTTCCGCAAGGAGACCGGCGAATACGAGGTGGACTACACGCTCTTTAACAACACCTACGACGTGGACACTCCGCTGTGCAGTGCCAAGCAACTGGACGAACTCAAGTCGGAGTACACGAAGAGCGCCAAGAGCTGTCCCGGCCTGGGAGTCAACGCTCCCTTTGCGGACCGCACGCTCTCGGCGAGCATGTTCCAGCGGATCGCCTCAGCCGCGTCGGTTGATCACCTGGATCCGGCCAGCGACGAGTCGCTGGACTCGGGCCGCCTGCAGATACGCTCCCATTCCATTCCCAACGGCGTGCTGGCCAGCGAGCTGGAGCCGctgaacaacaacaagcacGGCGCCTCGTTCACCATGGGCGGACTGACCATCACGACGACAGCGCCCAGCATCCCCAACCTGTCCAGTATTAACGAGAAGACCAACTCCGGTAATTCCATAAACAGCAGCAactacagcaacaacaacagcctcAGCACGCTGACCGGAGGAGGCGGAAGTGCTGCCAGCGGACCCGGAGGCGGGATTACCATTGTCTCCGGCGCTGGCaacggaggcggcggcggtggccgCCAGAAGCAGTCGAATCCCCGTCGGCTGAGCATCAAGCAGGACCAGCTGCCCATCGATTCCATTTGTTGA
- the Irk1 gene encoding G protein-activated inward rectifier potassium channel 4 isoform X1 has product MPKMIVDKSDLVGENAWAKLLPEDKDKTSAPSIVKMSSSSNNNDSKETTPLNVDQLVAATTPGVGSEQATGCMEETYKRTSTYASNINSTGGESSGSGTQLSRKESILGSFHRQIRRSIKAVSESPGPLTRYRQTRFSSRRVRKRVVFKHGECNVVQGNVAKRRRRYLQDIFTTLVDAQWRWTLLVFAASFVISWAFFGFIWWIIAYAHNDLDYIIRENKSPELVANETHTVCVTQVKSMMTAFLYSVETQTTIGYGNRYVTEECPEAIFTMCIQCITGVFIQAFMVGIVFAKLSRPKKRAQTLLFSRNAVICHRDGVPCLMFRVGDMRKSHIIEAHVRAQIIRKKVTKEGEVLPFYQQELHVGADGGEDRLMFIWPTTIVHKIDRNSPLYMLSASDMLKERFEVVVMLEGVIESTGMTTQARSSYLPSEVLWGHRFVNVVSFRKETGEYEVDYTLFNNTYDVDTPLCSAKQLDELKSEYTKSAKSCPGLGVNAPFADRTLSASMFQRIASAASVDHLDPASDESLDSGRLQIRSHSIPNGVLASELEPLNNNKHGASFTMGGLTITTTAPSIPNLSSINEKTNSGNSINSSNYSNNNSLSTLTGGGGSAASGPGGGITIVSGAGNGGGGGGRQKQSNPRRLSIKQDQLPIDSIC; this is encoded by the exons ATGCCAAAAATGATAGTGGACAAGTCGGATCTGGTGGGCGAGAATGCCTGGGCCAAGCTCCTGCCCGAGGACAAGGACAAGACCAGTGCCCCGAGCATAGTCAagatgagcagcagcagcaataacaacgACTCCAAGGAGACCACTCCTCTAAATGTGGATCAACTGGTGGCAGCCACCACGCCTGGCGTGGGATCGGAGCAAGCAACAGGCTGTATGGAGGAGACCTACAAGCGGACATCAACGTATGCCTCCAATATCAATTCAACGGGCGGCGAGTCCAGCGGAAGTGGTACGCAGCTCTCCCGTAAGGAGTCCATTCTGGGCAGCTTCCACCGACAGATCCGGCGATCCATCAAAGCGGTCAGCGAATCGCCCGGCCCACTGACCAG GTACCGGCAGACACGCTTCAGCTCGCGGCGTGTCCGAAAACGTGTGGTCTTCAAGCATGGCGAGTGCAACGTCGTGCAGGGCAATGTGGCCAAGAGGCGGCGTCGATATCTGCAG GACATCTTTACGACCCTGGTGGATGCTCAGTGGCGCTGGACGCTGCTCGTTTTCGCCGCCAGCTTCGTCATTTCGTGGGCCTTCTTCGGGTTTATTTGGTGGATCATCGCCTATGCGCACAATGATCTAGACTACATCATCCGGGAGAATAAGTCACCCGAATTGGTGGCCAATGAGACGCATACTGTGTGCGTGACGCAGGTGAAAAGCATGATGACCGCCTTCCTGTATTCCGTGGAAACGCAGACGACGATAGGCTACGGCAATCGCTACGTGACGGAGGAGTGTCCAGAGGCGATCTTCACCATGTGCATCCAGTGCATCACGGGTGTCTTCATCCAGGCCTTTATGGTGGGCATTGTGTTTGCCAAGCTGTCGCGTCCCAAGAAGCGCGCCCAGACGCTGCTCTTCTCAAGGAACGCTGTGATCTGCCACCGGGATGGAGTTCCATGTCTAATGTTCCGCGTGGGAGACATGCGCAAGTCGCACATCATCGAAGCTCATGTGCGGGCCCAGATCATCCGCAAGAAGGTGACGAAGGAGGGCGAGGTGCTGCCGTTTTACCAGCAGGAGCTGCACGTGGGCGCCGACGGGGGCGAGGATCGGCTGATGTTCATCTGGCCGACGACGATAGTGCACAAGATCGATCGAAACAGTCCGCTGTACATGCTCTCCGCCTCGGATATGCTGAAGGAGCGCTTCGAAGTGGTGGTTATGCTGG AGGGCGTCATCGAGTCCACAGGCATGACCACGCAGGCCAGGAGCAGCTATCTGCCCTCGGAGGTGCTGTGGGGCCACCGCTTTGTGAACGTAGTGTCCTTCCGCAAGGAGACCGGCGAATACGAGGTGGACTACACGCTCTTTAACAACACCTACGACGTGGACACTCCGCTGTGCAGTGCCAAGCAACTGGACGAACTCAAGTCGGAGTACACGAAGAGCGCCAAGAGCTGTCCCGGCCTGGGAGTCAACGCTCCCTTTGCGGACCGCACGCTCTCGGCGAGCATGTTCCAGCGGATCGCCTCAGCCGCGTCGGTTGATCACCTGGATCCGGCCAGCGACGAGTCGCTGGACTCGGGCCGCCTGCAGATACGCTCCCATTCCATTCCCAACGGCGTGCTGGCCAGCGAGCTGGAGCCGctgaacaacaacaagcacGGCGCCTCGTTCACCATGGGCGGACTGACCATCACGACGACAGCGCCCAGCATCCCCAACCTGTCCAGTATTAACGAGAAGACCAACTCCGGTAATTCCATAAACAGCAGCAactacagcaacaacaacagcctcAGCACGCTGACCGGAGGAGGCGGAAGTGCTGCCAGCGGACCCGGAGGCGGGATTACCATTGTCTCCGGCGCTGGCaacggaggcggcggcggtggccgCCAGAAGCAGTCGAATCCCCGTCGGCTGAGCATCAAGCAGGACCAGCTGCCCATCGATTCCATTTGTTGA
- the Irk1 gene encoding G protein-activated inward rectifier potassium channel 4 isoform X5 yields MKRLMTWERDLVDAMYRQTRFSSRRVRKRVVFKHGECNVVQGNVAKRRRRYLQDIFTTLVDAQWRWTLLVFAASFVISWAFFGFIWWIIAYAHNDLDYIIRENKSPELVANETHTVCVTQVKSMMTAFLYSVETQTTIGYGNRYVTEECPEAIFTMCIQCITGVFIQAFMVGIVFAKLSRPKKRAQTLLFSRNAVICHRDGVPCLMFRVGDMRKSHIIEAHVRAQIIRKKVTKEGEVLPFYQQELHVGADGGEDRLMFIWPTTIVHKIDRNSPLYMLSASDMLKERFEVVVMLEGVIESTGMTTQARSSYLPSEVLWGHRFVNVVSFRKETGEYEVDYTLFNNTYDVDTPLCSAKQLDELKSEYTKSAKSCPGLGVNAPFADRTLSASMFQRIASAASVDHLDPASDESLDSGRLQIRSHSIPNGVLASELEPLNNNKHGASFTMGGLTITTTAPSIPNLSSINEKTNSGNSINSSNYSNNNSLSTLTGGGGSAASGPGGGITIVSGAGNGGGGGGRQKQSNPRRLSIKQDQLPIDSIC; encoded by the exons ATGAAGCGCCTGATGACCTGGGAGCGCGATCTCGTGGATGCCAT GTACCGGCAGACACGCTTCAGCTCGCGGCGTGTCCGAAAACGTGTGGTCTTCAAGCATGGCGAGTGCAACGTCGTGCAGGGCAATGTGGCCAAGAGGCGGCGTCGATATCTGCAG GACATCTTTACGACCCTGGTGGATGCTCAGTGGCGCTGGACGCTGCTCGTTTTCGCCGCCAGCTTCGTCATTTCGTGGGCCTTCTTCGGGTTTATTTGGTGGATCATCGCCTATGCGCACAATGATCTAGACTACATCATCCGGGAGAATAAGTCACCCGAATTGGTGGCCAATGAGACGCATACTGTGTGCGTGACGCAGGTGAAAAGCATGATGACCGCCTTCCTGTATTCCGTGGAAACGCAGACGACGATAGGCTACGGCAATCGCTACGTGACGGAGGAGTGTCCAGAGGCGATCTTCACCATGTGCATCCAGTGCATCACGGGTGTCTTCATCCAGGCCTTTATGGTGGGCATTGTGTTTGCCAAGCTGTCGCGTCCCAAGAAGCGCGCCCAGACGCTGCTCTTCTCAAGGAACGCTGTGATCTGCCACCGGGATGGAGTTCCATGTCTAATGTTCCGCGTGGGAGACATGCGCAAGTCGCACATCATCGAAGCTCATGTGCGGGCCCAGATCATCCGCAAGAAGGTGACGAAGGAGGGCGAGGTGCTGCCGTTTTACCAGCAGGAGCTGCACGTGGGCGCCGACGGGGGCGAGGATCGGCTGATGTTCATCTGGCCGACGACGATAGTGCACAAGATCGATCGAAACAGTCCGCTGTACATGCTCTCCGCCTCGGATATGCTGAAGGAGCGCTTCGAAGTGGTGGTTATGCTGG AGGGCGTCATCGAGTCCACAGGCATGACCACGCAGGCCAGGAGCAGCTATCTGCCCTCGGAGGTGCTGTGGGGCCACCGCTTTGTGAACGTAGTGTCCTTCCGCAAGGAGACCGGCGAATACGAGGTGGACTACACGCTCTTTAACAACACCTACGACGTGGACACTCCGCTGTGCAGTGCCAAGCAACTGGACGAACTCAAGTCGGAGTACACGAAGAGCGCCAAGAGCTGTCCCGGCCTGGGAGTCAACGCTCCCTTTGCGGACCGCACGCTCTCGGCGAGCATGTTCCAGCGGATCGCCTCAGCCGCGTCGGTTGATCACCTGGATCCGGCCAGCGACGAGTCGCTGGACTCGGGCCGCCTGCAGATACGCTCCCATTCCATTCCCAACGGCGTGCTGGCCAGCGAGCTGGAGCCGctgaacaacaacaagcacGGCGCCTCGTTCACCATGGGCGGACTGACCATCACGACGACAGCGCCCAGCATCCCCAACCTGTCCAGTATTAACGAGAAGACCAACTCCGGTAATTCCATAAACAGCAGCAactacagcaacaacaacagcctcAGCACGCTGACCGGAGGAGGCGGAAGTGCTGCCAGCGGACCCGGAGGCGGGATTACCATTGTCTCCGGCGCTGGCaacggaggcggcggcggtggccgCCAGAAGCAGTCGAATCCCCGTCGGCTGAGCATCAAGCAGGACCAGCTGCCCATCGATTCCATTTGTTGA
- the Irk1 gene encoding G protein-activated inward rectifier potassium channel 4 isoform X3 has product MLFFIGLVFVVCLSSVTLQAMIWYRQTRFSSRRVRKRVVFKHGECNVVQGNVAKRRRRYLQDIFTTLVDAQWRWTLLVFAASFVISWAFFGFIWWIIAYAHNDLDYIIRENKSPELVANETHTVCVTQVKSMMTAFLYSVETQTTIGYGNRYVTEECPEAIFTMCIQCITGVFIQAFMVGIVFAKLSRPKKRAQTLLFSRNAVICHRDGVPCLMFRVGDMRKSHIIEAHVRAQIIRKKVTKEGEVLPFYQQELHVGADGGEDRLMFIWPTTIVHKIDRNSPLYMLSASDMLKERFEVVVMLEGVIESTGMTTQARSSYLPSEVLWGHRFVNVVSFRKETGEYEVDYTLFNNTYDVDTPLCSAKQLDELKSEYTKSAKSCPGLGVNAPFADRTLSASMFQRIASAASVDHLDPASDESLDSGRLQIRSHSIPNGVLASELEPLNNNKHGASFTMGGLTITTTAPSIPNLSSINEKTNSGNSINSSNYSNNNSLSTLTGGGGSAASGPGGGITIVSGAGNGGGGGGRQKQSNPRRLSIKQDQLPIDSIC; this is encoded by the exons ATGCTGTTCTTTATCGGTCTAGTGTTCGTAGTGTGCCTCTCGAGCGTTACGCTCCAAGCAATGATTTG GTACCGGCAGACACGCTTCAGCTCGCGGCGTGTCCGAAAACGTGTGGTCTTCAAGCATGGCGAGTGCAACGTCGTGCAGGGCAATGTGGCCAAGAGGCGGCGTCGATATCTGCAG GACATCTTTACGACCCTGGTGGATGCTCAGTGGCGCTGGACGCTGCTCGTTTTCGCCGCCAGCTTCGTCATTTCGTGGGCCTTCTTCGGGTTTATTTGGTGGATCATCGCCTATGCGCACAATGATCTAGACTACATCATCCGGGAGAATAAGTCACCCGAATTGGTGGCCAATGAGACGCATACTGTGTGCGTGACGCAGGTGAAAAGCATGATGACCGCCTTCCTGTATTCCGTGGAAACGCAGACGACGATAGGCTACGGCAATCGCTACGTGACGGAGGAGTGTCCAGAGGCGATCTTCACCATGTGCATCCAGTGCATCACGGGTGTCTTCATCCAGGCCTTTATGGTGGGCATTGTGTTTGCCAAGCTGTCGCGTCCCAAGAAGCGCGCCCAGACGCTGCTCTTCTCAAGGAACGCTGTGATCTGCCACCGGGATGGAGTTCCATGTCTAATGTTCCGCGTGGGAGACATGCGCAAGTCGCACATCATCGAAGCTCATGTGCGGGCCCAGATCATCCGCAAGAAGGTGACGAAGGAGGGCGAGGTGCTGCCGTTTTACCAGCAGGAGCTGCACGTGGGCGCCGACGGGGGCGAGGATCGGCTGATGTTCATCTGGCCGACGACGATAGTGCACAAGATCGATCGAAACAGTCCGCTGTACATGCTCTCCGCCTCGGATATGCTGAAGGAGCGCTTCGAAGTGGTGGTTATGCTGG AGGGCGTCATCGAGTCCACAGGCATGACCACGCAGGCCAGGAGCAGCTATCTGCCCTCGGAGGTGCTGTGGGGCCACCGCTTTGTGAACGTAGTGTCCTTCCGCAAGGAGACCGGCGAATACGAGGTGGACTACACGCTCTTTAACAACACCTACGACGTGGACACTCCGCTGTGCAGTGCCAAGCAACTGGACGAACTCAAGTCGGAGTACACGAAGAGCGCCAAGAGCTGTCCCGGCCTGGGAGTCAACGCTCCCTTTGCGGACCGCACGCTCTCGGCGAGCATGTTCCAGCGGATCGCCTCAGCCGCGTCGGTTGATCACCTGGATCCGGCCAGCGACGAGTCGCTGGACTCGGGCCGCCTGCAGATACGCTCCCATTCCATTCCCAACGGCGTGCTGGCCAGCGAGCTGGAGCCGctgaacaacaacaagcacGGCGCCTCGTTCACCATGGGCGGACTGACCATCACGACGACAGCGCCCAGCATCCCCAACCTGTCCAGTATTAACGAGAAGACCAACTCCGGTAATTCCATAAACAGCAGCAactacagcaacaacaacagcctcAGCACGCTGACCGGAGGAGGCGGAAGTGCTGCCAGCGGACCCGGAGGCGGGATTACCATTGTCTCCGGCGCTGGCaacggaggcggcggcggtggccgCCAGAAGCAGTCGAATCCCCGTCGGCTGAGCATCAAGCAGGACCAGCTGCCCATCGATTCCATTTGTTGA
- the Irk1 gene encoding G protein-activated inward rectifier potassium channel 4 isoform X4, protein MKRLMTWERDLVDAMYEYRQTRFSSRRVRKRVVFKHGECNVVQGNVAKRRRRYLQDIFTTLVDAQWRWTLLVFAASFVISWAFFGFIWWIIAYAHNDLDYIIRENKSPELVANETHTVCVTQVKSMMTAFLYSVETQTTIGYGNRYVTEECPEAIFTMCIQCITGVFIQAFMVGIVFAKLSRPKKRAQTLLFSRNAVICHRDGVPCLMFRVGDMRKSHIIEAHVRAQIIRKKVTKEGEVLPFYQQELHVGADGGEDRLMFIWPTTIVHKIDRNSPLYMLSASDMLKERFEVVVMLEGVIESTGMTTQARSSYLPSEVLWGHRFVNVVSFRKETGEYEVDYTLFNNTYDVDTPLCSAKQLDELKSEYTKSAKSCPGLGVNAPFADRTLSASMFQRIASAASVDHLDPASDESLDSGRLQIRSHSIPNGVLASELEPLNNNKHGASFTMGGLTITTTAPSIPNLSSINEKTNSGNSINSSNYSNNNSLSTLTGGGGSAASGPGGGITIVSGAGNGGGGGGRQKQSNPRRLSIKQDQLPIDSIC, encoded by the exons ATGAAGCGCCTGATGACCTGGGAGCGCGATCTCGTGGATGCCATGTACGA GTACCGGCAGACACGCTTCAGCTCGCGGCGTGTCCGAAAACGTGTGGTCTTCAAGCATGGCGAGTGCAACGTCGTGCAGGGCAATGTGGCCAAGAGGCGGCGTCGATATCTGCAG GACATCTTTACGACCCTGGTGGATGCTCAGTGGCGCTGGACGCTGCTCGTTTTCGCCGCCAGCTTCGTCATTTCGTGGGCCTTCTTCGGGTTTATTTGGTGGATCATCGCCTATGCGCACAATGATCTAGACTACATCATCCGGGAGAATAAGTCACCCGAATTGGTGGCCAATGAGACGCATACTGTGTGCGTGACGCAGGTGAAAAGCATGATGACCGCCTTCCTGTATTCCGTGGAAACGCAGACGACGATAGGCTACGGCAATCGCTACGTGACGGAGGAGTGTCCAGAGGCGATCTTCACCATGTGCATCCAGTGCATCACGGGTGTCTTCATCCAGGCCTTTATGGTGGGCATTGTGTTTGCCAAGCTGTCGCGTCCCAAGAAGCGCGCCCAGACGCTGCTCTTCTCAAGGAACGCTGTGATCTGCCACCGGGATGGAGTTCCATGTCTAATGTTCCGCGTGGGAGACATGCGCAAGTCGCACATCATCGAAGCTCATGTGCGGGCCCAGATCATCCGCAAGAAGGTGACGAAGGAGGGCGAGGTGCTGCCGTTTTACCAGCAGGAGCTGCACGTGGGCGCCGACGGGGGCGAGGATCGGCTGATGTTCATCTGGCCGACGACGATAGTGCACAAGATCGATCGAAACAGTCCGCTGTACATGCTCTCCGCCTCGGATATGCTGAAGGAGCGCTTCGAAGTGGTGGTTATGCTGG AGGGCGTCATCGAGTCCACAGGCATGACCACGCAGGCCAGGAGCAGCTATCTGCCCTCGGAGGTGCTGTGGGGCCACCGCTTTGTGAACGTAGTGTCCTTCCGCAAGGAGACCGGCGAATACGAGGTGGACTACACGCTCTTTAACAACACCTACGACGTGGACACTCCGCTGTGCAGTGCCAAGCAACTGGACGAACTCAAGTCGGAGTACACGAAGAGCGCCAAGAGCTGTCCCGGCCTGGGAGTCAACGCTCCCTTTGCGGACCGCACGCTCTCGGCGAGCATGTTCCAGCGGATCGCCTCAGCCGCGTCGGTTGATCACCTGGATCCGGCCAGCGACGAGTCGCTGGACTCGGGCCGCCTGCAGATACGCTCCCATTCCATTCCCAACGGCGTGCTGGCCAGCGAGCTGGAGCCGctgaacaacaacaagcacGGCGCCTCGTTCACCATGGGCGGACTGACCATCACGACGACAGCGCCCAGCATCCCCAACCTGTCCAGTATTAACGAGAAGACCAACTCCGGTAATTCCATAAACAGCAGCAactacagcaacaacaacagcctcAGCACGCTGACCGGAGGAGGCGGAAGTGCTGCCAGCGGACCCGGAGGCGGGATTACCATTGTCTCCGGCGCTGGCaacggaggcggcggcggtggccgCCAGAAGCAGTCGAATCCCCGTCGGCTGAGCATCAAGCAGGACCAGCTGCCCATCGATTCCATTTGTTGA